From the genome of Vicia villosa cultivar HV-30 ecotype Madison, WI linkage group LG2, Vvil1.0, whole genome shotgun sequence, one region includes:
- the LOC131647654 gene encoding putative clathrin assembly protein At1g33340, with protein MVIIDIQTKLRVALGTMKDQASIGKAMMYNHQQHDGFSNIEIAILRATSHGNNTIDDKYMHEILFHVSNSKGSIPFLAERISRRLCKTKDNLVALKTLVLIHRLLRGGNRTFEQDLCKAHVSGHLQITITRYGCITKNFYDPLVSFLHKYASYLEERMSWLINQGGKLEPIMSKGLEFRRYGEKSFDMAFRILPKCQILIDKVLEFSPCDILRSNHHHNHHSHAHVAMSNILRESFQVYMTYSEGIEALVNMFFELESSAKNLACEILKKGSIQSQKLHDLYQTCKKYVENKNLEYPFVQIISMNHIMALDNFSCQQNQVEASNVSISSNSKFPQISSLFNSSKEIELEVTSKERKQDEEKVDLNFPTIPTLFSWTLETKISKVWVVFEDEVPSESHILPRE; from the coding sequence ATGGTTATAATAGATATACAAACCAAACTTCGTGTAGCTCTTGGCACAATGAAAGATCAAGCTTCAATTGGCAAAGCCATGATGTATAACCATCAACAACATGATGGTTTTTCCAACATAGAGATTGCAATTCTTCGTGCAACTAGTCATGGCAATAACACAATTGATGACAAATACATGCATGAAATCCTTTTCCATGTATCAAACTCAAAAGGCTCAATCCCTTTTCTCGCCGAGAGAATTTCGCGCCGTCTATGCAAAACCAAAGACAACCTTGTTGCTCTCAAGACTCTTGTTTTGATTCATAGACTTCTTAGAGGCGGAAACCGAACATTCGAACAAGATTTATGCAAAGCTCATGTTTCTGGTCATTTGCAAATCACCATAACAAGGTATGGTTGTATTACAAAGAATTTTTATGACCCTTTGGTTAGTTTTTTACACAAGTATGCATCTTATCTTGAAGAAAGAATGAGTTGGCTCATAAACCAAGGTGGAAAACTTGAACCTATTATGTCTAAAGGGTTAGAATTTAGGAGATATGGTGAGAAATCTTTTGATATGGCATTTAGAATATTGCCTAAATGTCAAATTCTTATTGATAAGGTTTTGGAATTTTCACCATGTGATATTTTAaggtcaaatcatcatcataatcatcatagtCATGCTCATGTTGCTATGAGCAATATTTTGAGAGAAAGTTTTCAAGTTTACATGACATATTCTGAAGGCATTGAAGCACTTGTTAACATGTTCTTTGAGTTAGAATCATCAGCCAAAAACTTAGCTTGTGAAATACTCAAGAAAGGCTCTATTCAAAGTCAAAAGCTTCATGATTTGTATCAAACATGTAAAAAGTATGTTGAAAACAAGAATCTTGAATACCCTTTTGTTCAAATTATAAGTATGAATCATATAATGGCATTAGACAATTTTAGTTGTCAACAAAATCAAGTTGAAGCTTCAAATGTCTCTATATCAAGTAACTCAAAATTTCCTCAAATTTCAAGTCTTTTCAATAGTTCAAAGGAGATAGAGTTGGAAGTAACTTCAAAAGAAAGAAAGCAAGATGAAGAGAAAGTTGATTTAAATTTTCCAACAATTCCAACTCTTTTTTCATGGACACTAGAGACCAAAATAAGCAAAGTTTGGGTGgtgtttgaagatgaagttcctaGTGAATCACATATTCTTCCAAGGGAATGA